The following nucleotide sequence is from Acetivibrio cellulolyticus CD2.
AAGCTCTTGACATTATCCTTAGTAAAAGGATTTCTTTGGTTTATGTTCTTAAATATCTTTCTTATCTCATAAACCAAACTTAAAGCAAATAGGCCAGTAATGTAAAAGAACCCCAGTAAAAAGTAATAATTTTCATCATATGTACTTTTTATAAGATCAAATGCAAGGTTAAGACACCACGGCAAGGTTACAAAAATAGCCGTTCCTCCAATTAAAACTGCATCCAACAATACTTTTACCATACCTGACAATCCATCTGCTCCTAAAACCTTCATATAACAACCTCCTTTTCATACTTACGCCTAAGTATAGTATAAACCGTTATTTGTTATTTATCAATATATTTTTATTGAATACCAATAAATTTTTATTTATTTACAATAACATTAAGGAACAATAAACAATTAACTATTACTCATCTAAAAAAGGACTACCACACGTATGGAAGTCCTTTACTGCAAACATTTTATTAATCTGTACCAAGTACCATAATTGAATTTATATGCGGATCAGCGGTACCTTGCATTTGACATCTTTGATTTTTCAAAACCTCAATATAGTCAACAATATCCTGAGTTATACGCTCCCCAAGACCAATAACAGGTATACCGGGAGGATAAGCCATAATCATCTCACCTGCTATTTCTCCCACTGATTCCTTAAGTGGAATTGACTTTTTCTTGCTATAAAAAGCGTCCCTTGGTGAAACAATCATCTTTGGATTCTGCGGAATTATTGTATGCTTCCTGCATTCTTTAACCTCAGTTTTTGACGATATATCCTTTAGTGCATTAATTAGGGCAACAATATTTTCCTCTGTATCACCCAAACTTACAATACCCATTATATTATGCATATCTGAAAGCTCAATTTGAATATTATATTCGCTCCTGAGCTTTGCTTCCATTTCATATCCTGTATAACCAAGACCTTCTACATTTATACCAAGCTTGGTCTCATCAAAATCATAGCATCCAGGTGTACCTATAAGTTCCTTTCCAAAAGCGTATAGGCCTTCTATTTTATTTATCTCATCCCTTGCCATTCTTGCAAGTCTTAATGCCTCTTCCAACATTTCACAGCCTTCAGTAGCCATCTGCTTTCTTGCAATATCCAAAGAACACATCAACAAATACGACGAACTTGTTGTATGCGTTAAATTCAAAACCGCTTTCACCCTATCAGGAGAAATCAAATTGCTTCTTAACAGAAGAACTGAACTTTGAGTTAACGACCCTGCAGTCTTATGCATACTAGCCGCACTCATATCAGCTCCAACTTCCATAGCAGTTAGCGGAAAATCATCATGGAATGACATATGTGCTCCATGAGCTTCATCTACCAATACAGCCATTTCATGTCTATGTGCTATTCTTACAAGAGATTTTAAATCTGATGCTGCACCATAGTAAGTGGGGTTGATCAAAAATACTGCTTTTGCATGTGGATTTTCCTTAATTGCTTTTCTCAAGCTTTCTTCAGTTATTCCCATTGCAATTCCCAGATGCTCGTTTATTTCAGGCTGTATATATACAGGCATTGCTCCACTTAGGATAATACCACCTATTGTTGATTTATGAGCATTTCTTGGAATTAGTATCTTGTCACCTGGCTCGCACGCACTCATAATCATTGCCTGAACGCCCACAGTAGTACCCCCCACCAGGAAAAATGCATTCTGAGCACTATAAGCCTGTGCTAAAAGCTTTTCAGATTCATAAATAACTCCTGTAGGGTTATTTGCAAAATCCAGATCCTGCATACCATTTGCATCCATCTGGAATACACGTTCCCCGATATAATCTCTGAACTCCTGAAGTCCATTTCCCTTTTTGTGACCGGGAACATGAAACTGTACCACGTTATCATCCACATACTTCTTTACCGCATCAAAAAGCGGTGTCTTGAATTGAGCTAATCTTGCCACTCCTTCATCCCTCACTTCCAACCAATTTTATGGCCAACCTCCGTTAGAGAAAAAATTAATAAACAAATGAATTATAGGATAACGGATTTAAAAAGTCAAACATTTTTTATAACAATATTTTTTGTAAACCAACTTATTCTTCGTAAACCTTGCTAATACCTTCAATAAGCTGAAGTTCACCGATTATATCTTCCTTCTTGACATTGCCGGGCAACTTTACAAGAAATTTAATCAACGCATCGTTATCATCGTCACTGTTTAGAAACTCTATATTTTTTATCGTTATATCATGCTTCCCGAATAGGCATCCAATGTTCCCTAGCTGGCCAGGTATGTTATGGGTTTTCACATATAAGATATTGAGCTGCCTTTTTTTAGCAAAACTAATTTCCAGCTTTTTCAGTACAATAAGAGTTAAGTAAATAACAAGAGCCGCTATAATAGCACCTTCATAAAAACCTATCCCTGCAGCTATTCCAACACATGACACCGCCCAAAGACTTGCAGCAGTAGTAAGCCCCCTAACACTCATGCCCTCTCTTATTATTGTCCCTGCACCCAGAAAACCGATACCGCTTATTACTTGGGCACCAAGACGTGCCGGGTCAATATTGGTAATCCCTTTATACTTTTCAAAAATAAATTGGGAAGTAAGCATTACAAGGGCAGCTCCAAGACATACGAGAATATGCGTACGAAATCCCGCAGGCCTATTCATACTTTCCCTTTCATAACCAATCAACCCACCGAGAATACAAGCCAGAAGCAATCTGAATGCGGTAATAAAGTAGAACTCAAAGTTTATATCCATTAAAATACCCATCACTTTATTCACCTCTAATGTTTCAGATTAATAGAATATCTACAAGAGAAAAGTTATCTATATATAATAGTATATCATATTTTAGTAATATAATAACTCAATTTTGTTAGAGCTATAAACAAACTAAGGCGGCTTGTTCCCAAGCCGCCTTAGTGGATATAATCCTAGTTAAAACTCAACTTTTCATATACGGTGCTAAATAATTTATTAATAGCCCCTTTAACTTTTATTTTAGAGCCTTGAAAAAACTCTACAACTTTGAATTTAATTTCCACCGGTATTTGATCTTCTTCATCGGTTGAAGCTACTATATTATATTCCTCTTCACTAAGAACGCTCTTTAAATCCTCTTTGACCGAATCGGGGACAGTACCGTGTGTAGCATCTACAAAACATAGCGGAGGAAACATCACGCACCACCAGTTTTGACCCTCTCCCTCCCCAATAACTACTCTAAGAGCCTGATACGTTCCGGCAGGCAGTGTTATATCACCATACATCTTAGTCGGAAAAGGAAAATTACCAAGCATTACTTTTACACTATAATTCTTCTTTTGCCTCTTTATTTCATCTTCTGCAAGAGCCTTTATTTTATCCAAATTATTGTTGACTTGTAATTTTGCAGCTTCTACGTCCTCAAAATCCTTAAACTCACTCTTCATATAACCAAGTATTACATCTCTAACATCCCTTTTAAGTTGTTGGTCCTCCGGTGAGTCGCTATTGGCTATAACATGAAGCCTCAAAAGGTTATCAGATAATCCGCTGTTGACCTCATCAGAATATGACGCAAATGCTATTCCCGTTATTAGCAGCGATACCATTACAACAGCTACAATCCCTTTAAATACCAACTTCAATTTTCTTGAATTTTTTAAACCCTTTATCATAATAAAAATCCCCCCATATCTTGACAAGGAACTATTTGAATGTTTATATAATTGCAAATAGACTCCTTATTTTAATTATTTTAGCAACAGTAACTTTTATTGCTTAGTATAATTATTTACAAGATTGAAAGGATTTATACTATACATAAAATATTTTAGTACAAAATCTATTATTTAGAAAAATTACTATTTTAATGCTCTACTATTTTCCAGAGTTTTCAACTGCCGCCTTAATAAAGTCCCTGAAAAGCGGGTGTGGCCTATTCGGCCTTGATTTAAATTCGGGATGGAACTGAACTCCCACATACCATGGATGATCTCCAAGTTCAATAACCTCAACCAGTCTTTCACTCGGTGATAATCCAGATATAATAAGACCTTTAGAAGTCAGCATCTCCCTATATTCATTGTTAAATTCATACCTGTGCCTATGTCTTTCATAAACCAATTCATCTTTATATATCTCAAAATTCTTTGTGTTTTCACCTATTTTGCAAGGATAGAGACCAAGTCTCATGGTTCCGCCCATTTCATCAATATCCCTTTGCTCAGGCATAAGGTCAATTACAGGGTATGGTGACTCAACATCAAACTCTGAACTGTTGGCACCTTCCAGACCTGCTACATTACGTGCAAATTCTACAACTGCCATTTGCATACCCAAACAAATACCGAAATAAGGCTTTTTATTTTCTCTTGCAAATTTTGCTGCAAGTATTTTTCCTTCTATACCCCTATCTCCAAAGCCTCCTGGAACCAAAATGCCATCACATTTTGAAAGGCGGCTTTTTACATTTCCTTCATTTAAATCCTCAGAATTTACCCAGCTGATTTTAACATCAACACTATTTGCTATACCGCCATGCTTTAAAGCTTCCACTACACTTAAGTACGCATCATGCAGTTCCACATATTTGCCAACAAGTGCAATGGTAACAGAACTACTGATACCTTTCTGCTTCTCAACCATACTCTTCCATTCGGCCAAGTCCGGTTCAGTACACTGTAATCCCAATCGTTTGCAAACATTAGCTGCAAGTCCTTCGTCTTCAAGCATTAATGGAACTTCATAAAGTATTTCTGCATCAAGATTCTGTATAACTGAATCTCCTGAAATATTACAGAATAGACCTATCTTGTCTTTAAGGTCCTTGCTCAAACGCTTTTCAGTACGGCAAACAATAACATCAGGCTGAATACCTATACTTCTCAATTCCTTTACACTGTGCTGTGTAGGTTTTGTTTTGAGTTCTCCAGACTTTCCAAGATAAGGAACAAGAGTAACGTGTATATACATAACATTCTCCCGTCCTTTTTCAGTAGAAACCTGCCTTATAGCTTCAAGGAAAGGAAGGCTTTCGATATCTCCAACTGTTCCGCCGATTTCTGTAATAACAACATCGGTATGATCAGTCTTCCCTACTCTGTAAATCCTATCTTTTATTTCATTAGTGATGTGTGGTATTACCTGTACTGTGCCACCTAAAAAGTCGCCTTTTCTTTCCTTACTGATAACAGACCAATAGATCTTTCCGGTAGTAACATTGCTGTTCTTACTTAAGTTCTCGTCAATGAACCTTTCATAATGCCCCAAATCAAGGTCAGTTTCAGCCCCATCATCAGTTACAAACACCTCTCCATGCTGATATGGACTCATAGTTCCAGGGTCAACATTGATGTAAGGATCAAATTTCTGAATTGTCACCCTCAGTCCTCTTGCCTTAAGAAGTCTCCCTAAAGATGCAGCTGTTATTCCCTTACCCAGGCCGGAAACAACGCCACCGGTTACAAAAATGTACTTAACAGACATGATTTCTTATCCTCCAAAAACAGTTTCAGCCGGTTAGATGCGCTCCTCGGCTGACAATATATTTAATAAACTAAAGTCTATTCATATTTTATAGATAACGAATACTAAAGTAAATCTATACAGCACTTAATCATTATCTAATTTTGATGAAAAACATCCTTGTAAATTTAGTTTTAGAATTTTTCATCAATAAAACATACAACTTATATTGTATATTTGCTAAAATGCAGTGTCAATAAGAAGATTTAATTTTGTGACATAAAAAATAAGAAAGACAGCAATATATGCTGTCCTAGAAATATTTAAATTTAATTTGAAAGCTGCTCACTTCGTAGCCCAAGACCACAATAGTTAATACAAAAATACATTAATTCCGATAATATAGAATAATTAATTACTCTATATTCTTCCTCCCCCAAAAACTTTCTATTTCTTCTTTTTTAATTCCGTTCAATTAAAATAAAATTTAAATCAAAATTTGTTTCCCATAAATCTTATATTTTTCTCTCCCCTAAATCCTTCGTCCTTACCCTTACATCCAAGCAAAATTAAAATATACGCTTGCAAATCTCTCTTCAAACTTGCTCCCCGTAATAATCCCATTTTATAGAAGATAAATATACTTCTTTCAAAAACTATACATAAAATGGAGCTTGGACTACGAAGTTAACAGCCTTCTCTATATAGTAACATAAAGTACTTAGACTGCTTATACATCCCTCCCTATACTAATATTTATTATTATTTTATGCTAACTATTCAACATATATTATAAATAAAAACATTCAGATCCAAAGTACAGTATAAGATTGCATAAATAACCAAGTTAAACAACTAAAAACTAAAGTCATTTTGTCAACAAGATAAGTCGGTCAAAAAAGTCTAAAATCATTTTGTTAATATAAGGATATCAAAAATATTCCAACTTGTCAACAGTTCGTTTACAAATCAACTAAATGATGCCAGCTAAAAAAACTAAATATTTACTCTGTCAATCTAACACCTGTAAGCCCATAGTCTTTCTGCCCTTCACTCAATTCTCCCTGAGTTATGTTCTTTACGAAATATCCTTCCACTATGCATTTATTTCCCTGCCCCGTAACAGCTTTTACTAGAAATGATGCAAAGCCGCGTATTTGTACTGAGCTTCTTCCATTTACATCAAGACTATCTACAATAACTACTGTTATAATTCTTGAACATTCAGGATCAAAACTGCTGTATGTACATTCTGGGCAATGGTCACAGTCATTTACCAACTCGTTTATGGAAGACTTTGTAGGGTTGCTCATGTTACCTGGTTCAGTTTCAACGTAATCTCCAACTTTCAGTTCGCCGTCATAACCATTTAAGATGTTAAACCTGTAATTACATGCGCCACTACCCCCGAGTGCAAGACATCCATAATTTCCATTACTCCCGCTGCCTCCGCCTTCCTTGAGAGTATATAATTTCCCAAACTCAAATTCCTGGTCTTCAATAGCAAAAGGTCTGATATCCTTGAATACGCTTGTCACTCCCATTACCTTAGCAGTAGCATTTGCCTTAATCTCACCACTGTCAAACCCAAGTAATTTGGCAAATAAATAGCTGACTTCAATTTTTGTTTTTATACTAATACCTTTACCGTCATCAAGGATATTTATTTGGGCATCATCCGGATCTACACCGTTTTTTTCCAGGTATTCCGTAGCTACCACAACCGGATTCTCATCACCGTAAAAAAGCGACTGTGCTGATGCTAATGCCGCAGCATCTGTTGCTTTAACCGTATCTGCCTTTTTGTATGCCACCACACCTATATCTATAACAATAGAAGCACATGCTGCAATCACAGAAAACATAATAACATATAAAACCAACGTAGTACCTTTTCTGCTTCGTATCACGTTAATCCTTTTCATATTATAAACACCTCAAAAAATAAATATATTCCCTATTATCATTGTACATCTAATATCTGGAAACTCCATCCAACCACAAAACTATTTTGAAATAGGAAATATTAACTATTTTAATTGAGTGCTGTTTAACCTACCTCTTAATACAACCCTAAAATTAATCTTTCAATAATTCTAAAGCCTTAGCCATCTGTTTGTCATATTCAGACTGCAATTTTTCAAGCTTATTATTGAGAGCTTGCTGAGTAGAGAAGTCCAAAACTCCATATGGGTACAACCCATTATCCTTTTGGAACTTGTAGATAGCATCAGAAGTTTCTCCATCTAGAAACATATCCGGAGAATCAACCTCATATCCGCAAAACTTGAGAATTTTCTCTGCGTTGAAAACATCCAAACTCTTGTCATTTATCGTAGGCTTAACCCTCTTTTCAAGGCTATCAATAGTTCTTAAGTCTACCTCGTTTTTCAATTCCTCATTTTCAATGTAATAATCGGGCTGAAGGCCTGTTCCATCTATCATTCTTCCTTTAGGAGTGTAATATTCACCCGTTGTAATCTTTGTCCATCCGAGTATTTCATCATCTGTAGGTCTAATGCCATGATTATTAATCAGGTCATAGCCATCAACTATCTTGACTCCAAGTTCTTCCTCATACTTCTTATAAGCCTCTGGTGAAAGTATAGGAAAAATGTTTTGAACCTTTCCTTTTCCATAGGTCTTAGTACCTACTAAAGTTCCCGAACCTGTATCCTGAACAGCTCCTGCTAGTATCTCTGATGCACTCGCACTTGATTCATTCACCAATACTACCAATTTATACTTCAAATCTTTATTTTCCGAATAATATGCCTCATCATCCTTCTCTTCAGATTTAAAATCCAGCTTTGTAATCAAACCTTTTGGAACAAAGTTTTCCGCTATTTTAACTACCTGACTTACCTCTCCGCCAGGATTGTCCCTTAAGTCCAATATCAGCTTCTTAATTTTACTTTTATCAATTTCTTCAAGTGCTTTAGTCATATATAGGTTTGAATTAGAGCTAAAGATATCAAGCTTTATATATCCAATTTCGTCCTTTATGTGGTAAGTGACAGGATTAACAACCACTTCTGCTCTCTCTACCTCAAAAGTACGTGCATCCTTTTCACCTAACCTTTGCATTGTAATTGAAACTTTTGTTCCTGCCTTGCCTCTAATTAGCTGTGCCACTTCATCAGTGCTTTTTCCTTCAACACTCTGTCCATCAACCTTGAGGACAATGTCACCCTTGATAATTCCAGCCTTAGCTGCCGGGGAAGACTCAAAAACCTCAACTATGCATATAGCTTTTGTTTCTGATGATATTCTCACTCCAATTCCCACGTAAGAACCATCCACGTCGGAAAAGAAGCTTTCAGCCTCTTCTTGGGTGTAGTAATCGGTATACTTGTCCATAGTGTCAAACATACCGTTTATCGCACCTTCAATCAATTGTTTATCGGTCACCTTATCCTTATATTTTTCCTTTATCGAGTCCATAATGCTCTGCAAGTAATCCATATCTATGGTACTTTCTTCAACCTGACTTTCAGCTGCAAAGGATACGTTCGCTGTTAATAGACACAATACCAAAACAGCACTTGCAATTCTAACAAAAGTTTTAGTCATGATTAATTTCCCCTTAATAGTTAATTATTCTTTCCCTATAGTCTTTCTTGAGATCATCTCTCATATAATTTATCAGTTTGTTTATAACAACTGCAGCTCTAGCTTTAGTAAGATATTCTCGTGGTTTCAGATATCCTTTTTCATCCCCCAGCACAAGACCTATCCTTTGTGCTACATATATATGATTTCTAGCATATGCAGGAATATCACCATCATCTATAAACGAAGTCGTCACACCGCCAGCTGGAGCCAAAGCTTCCAATCCCAGAGCCCTTATAATAATTGTAATAGCATCCGCCATAGTCAAATAATCATCAGGAGCAAACATGTCGTTTCCACGGCCACTTATTATTCCCCTTTTATAAGCATTGTTGATATTTTCAAAATACTTGCTATCTGCCGCTACATCTACAAAAGGTGAAAGAATTTGTTGTTTGCTTTTAGAAGTTTTGCTGGTCTTGGAAGTAACAAGGGTGGAATCTATTGGAACCTCTTTTGCCGCCAGTACAATAGCATCTGCAAACTCGGCTCTTGTCATTACTTCCTGAGGATTGAAATTCCCCGGATCCTCACTGAAAACCTCCAGGCTGTAAAGAGCTTTTATATCATTTTCAGCCCAATGCCCTTTAAGTTTATTTATATTTGGAACCATAAGCCTTGTCTTAACTGGAAAACTTTCAATTTTAAGGCTGTCTGATGTTTCAATTAATCTGTCTGTCGAAACTCCCTGGGCGTCAAACTCCGGCAGACTGGCTGAATACTTAAGAACGCTGTTATTGTACTGAGTTTGCACAAATCCGCCTTCAAAGCTGATAGTCTCAGGCTCATTCTCTACATACTTTATCTGTTTTGCAGAAGTATTGGAGAGGCTTACACTTGCTGTACCGCCCCATTTGTCAACAGTATCGCCGCTTTTACCCTCACTCTGGATCATGTATTCCAGCACCTGTGTTTCAGTTGTTCCCCAATATTGGTTATATCCATAGAAATCACCTGTAATATCAACAGTAACCGAGCCTTCGTCTGTTCCTATTTCGTAAGTTTTTCTACCCCAAAGGTTGCCCGCCAGATAGTCAACTGCTGGCTTTGAATCAGTTATATTTGTCTTTGTAAAATCATAGTTTTTCAAGGTGTACGTCGCATCATCAACTTTAATAACTTCTGTGTATTTTGGGTTTAGACTGGTCTCTTCTATTGTCTGGCCGTTGT
It contains:
- a CDS encoding DUF2975 domain-containing protein — encoded protein: MKVLGADGLSGMVKVLLDAVLIGGTAIFVTLPWCLNLAFDLIKSTYDENYYFLLGFFYITGLFALSLVYEIRKIFKNINQRNPFTKDNVKSLKRMAYASFIISGSYVVKIVFFPSILTIIMSMVFVIAGLFSIILAEVFHQAVIVKEENDLTI
- a CDS encoding aminotransferase class I/II-fold pyridoxal phosphate-dependent enzyme, whose protein sequence is MARLAQFKTPLFDAVKKYVDDNVVQFHVPGHKKGNGLQEFRDYIGERVFQMDANGMQDLDFANNPTGVIYESEKLLAQAYSAQNAFFLVGGTTVGVQAMIMSACEPGDKILIPRNAHKSTIGGIILSGAMPVYIQPEINEHLGIAMGITEESLRKAIKENPHAKAVFLINPTYYGAASDLKSLVRIAHRHEMAVLVDEAHGAHMSFHDDFPLTAMEVGADMSAASMHKTAGSLTQSSVLLLRSNLISPDRVKAVLNLTHTTSSSYLLMCSLDIARKQMATEGCEMLEEALRLARMARDEINKIEGLYAFGKELIGTPGCYDFDETKLGINVEGLGYTGYEMEAKLRSEYNIQIELSDMHNIMGIVSLGDTEENIVALINALKDISSKTEVKECRKHTIIPQNPKMIVSPRDAFYSKKKSIPLKESVGEIAGEMIMAYPPGIPVIGLGERITQDIVDYIEVLKNQRCQMQGTADPHINSIMVLGTD
- a CDS encoding MgtC/SapB family protein — encoded protein: MGILMDINFEFYFITAFRLLLACILGGLIGYERESMNRPAGFRTHILVCLGAALVMLTSQFIFEKYKGITNIDPARLGAQVISGIGFLGAGTIIREGMSVRGLTTAASLWAVSCVGIAAGIGFYEGAIIAALVIYLTLIVLKKLEISFAKKRQLNILYVKTHNIPGQLGNIGCLFGKHDITIKNIEFLNSDDDNDALIKFLVKLPGNVKKEDIIGELQLIEGISKVYEE
- the spoIIR gene encoding stage II sporulation protein R: MIKGLKNSRKLKLVFKGIVAVVMVSLLITGIAFASYSDEVNSGLSDNLLRLHVIANSDSPEDQQLKRDVRDVILGYMKSEFKDFEDVEAAKLQVNNNLDKIKALAEDEIKRQKKNYSVKVMLGNFPFPTKMYGDITLPAGTYQALRVVIGEGEGQNWWCVMFPPLCFVDATHGTVPDSVKEDLKSVLSEEEYNIVASTDEEDQIPVEIKFKVVEFFQGSKIKVKGAINKLFSTVYEKLSFN
- a CDS encoding CTP synthase; protein product: MSVKYIFVTGGVVSGLGKGITAASLGRLLKARGLRVTIQKFDPYINVDPGTMSPYQHGEVFVTDDGAETDLDLGHYERFIDENLSKNSNVTTGKIYWSVISKERKGDFLGGTVQVIPHITNEIKDRIYRVGKTDHTDVVITEIGGTVGDIESLPFLEAIRQVSTEKGRENVMYIHVTLVPYLGKSGELKTKPTQHSVKELRSIGIQPDVIVCRTEKRLSKDLKDKIGLFCNISGDSVIQNLDAEILYEVPLMLEDEGLAANVCKRLGLQCTEPDLAEWKSMVEKQKGISSSVTIALVGKYVELHDAYLSVVEALKHGGIANSVDVKISWVNSEDLNEGNVKSRLSKCDGILVPGGFGDRGIEGKILAAKFARENKKPYFGICLGMQMAVVEFARNVAGLEGANSSEFDVESPYPVIDLMPEQRDIDEMGGTMRLGLYPCKIGENTKNFEIYKDELVYERHRHRYEFNNEYREMLTSKGLIISGLSPSERLVEVIELGDHPWYVGVQFHPEFKSRPNRPHPLFRDFIKAAVENSGK
- a CDS encoding S41 family peptidase, with the protein product MTKTFVRIASAVLVLCLLTANVSFAAESQVEESTIDMDYLQSIMDSIKEKYKDKVTDKQLIEGAINGMFDTMDKYTDYYTQEEAESFFSDVDGSYVGIGVRISSETKAICIVEVFESSPAAKAGIIKGDIVLKVDGQSVEGKSTDEVAQLIRGKAGTKVSITMQRLGEKDARTFEVERAEVVVNPVTYHIKDEIGYIKLDIFSSNSNLYMTKALEEIDKSKIKKLILDLRDNPGGEVSQVVKIAENFVPKGLITKLDFKSEEKDDEAYYSENKDLKYKLVVLVNESSASASEILAGAVQDTGSGTLVGTKTYGKGKVQNIFPILSPEAYKKYEEELGVKIVDGYDLINNHGIRPTDDEILGWTKITTGEYYTPKGRMIDGTGLQPDYYIENEELKNEVDLRTIDSLEKRVKPTINDKSLDVFNAEKILKFCGYEVDSPDMFLDGETSDAIYKFQKDNGLYPYGVLDFSTQQALNNKLEKLQSEYDKQMAKALELLKD
- a CDS encoding S-layer homology domain-containing protein, encoding MSKLLKLMSLTIIIVLGISNMEAYARSGDSGFEGGISSGEVVGKTTYDYKEVIFLTGEPVVFTGTLTIKKTVKQDSTTGKQIITANYTYKLTNDERSGTLTKFLSYSTVLTKKDNGQTIEETSLNPKYTEVIKVDDATYTLKNYDFTKTNITDSKPAVDYLAGNLWGRKTYEIGTDEGSVTVDITGDFYGYNQYWGTTETQVLEYMIQSEGKSGDTVDKWGGTASVSLSNTSAKQIKYVENEPETISFEGGFVQTQYNNSVLKYSASLPEFDAQGVSTDRLIETSDSLKIESFPVKTRLMVPNINKLKGHWAENDIKALYSLEVFSEDPGNFNPQEVMTRAEFADAIVLAAKEVPIDSTLVTSKTSKTSKSKQQILSPFVDVAADSKYFENINNAYKRGIISGRGNDMFAPDDYLTMADAITIIIRALGLEALAPAGGVTTSFIDDGDIPAYARNHIYVAQRIGLVLGDEKGYLKPREYLTKARAAVVINKLINYMRDDLKKDYRERIINY